From one Ooceraea biroi isolate clonal line C1 chromosome 7, Obir_v5.4, whole genome shotgun sequence genomic stretch:
- the LOC105286567 gene encoding uncharacterized protein LOC105286567, with amino-acid sequence MVLYKTGEGPCESRSDTTMELVRNIIKPSVDGLINTFDSDAIIEMNENLCETSQVFSNINKYDSTIRSISSYKVPIASNADSHKMTRNTMTTEEWRTDNTMNITDENDMNIMDENDMNVTNEDNVMYEDNMNENPDQTDVLDYLKNQYVSTKRDSFRDLSNRYEDTNYSTESEIHKNGNADEIDDNANSSYFVNNNTAEHCKENDNAQRGQKRNMPKISAVQILQNRISIPLQKKKKLE; translated from the exons ATGGTATTGTATAAAACAG gCGAAGGACCTTGTGAATCTAGATCAGATACAACTATGGAACTTGTGCGAAATATCATAAAGCCTTCTGTTGATGGCCTAATCAATACTTTTGATAGTGATGCTATAATAG aaatgaatgaaaatttatgtgaaacttctcaagtgttttcaaatataaacaaatatgaTTCTACAATTCGAAGTATAAGTTCATATAAAGTTCCAATAGCTTCAAATGCAGATTCTCATAAAATGACAAGAAATACTATGACCACAGAGGAATGGCGTACTGACAATACTATGAATATAACGGATGAAAATGATATGAATATAATGGATGAAAATGATATGAATGTTACAAATGAAGACAATGTAATGTATGAAGACAATATGAATGAAAATCCCGATCAAACTGATGTACTAGAT TATTTGAAAAACCAATATGTTAGCACAAAGAGAGATTCTTTTCGAGATCTATCAAATAGATATGAAGATACTAATTATTCTACAGAAAgtgaaattcataaaaatggaaatgcaGACGAAATAGATGACAATGCAAATAGCTCATAT TTTGTGAATAATAATACTGCAGAACATTGTAAAGAAAATGACAATGCACAAAGAGGACAAAAACGAAACATGCCAAAGATATCTGCAGTACAGATTTTACAGAACAGAATAAGCATTCCActccaaaaaaaaaagaaactcgaATGA
- the LOC105286564 gene encoding uncharacterized protein LOC105286564 isoform X1 has product MSFTNQLNVYSEVVPEEMTAKTNLTNKETGQCAIASKPERVCDTLQVASEEIVVGANGSLSGKVDCQRETTMHFEESLRSCNEAIEYQGSVDSVSLTENSIADNWDCENVDASTLKNEPESCNDEQDDGEETIATFVTAAGQQLALYAVEDSDEIFAVALYDESGEPPTNFQFLMKADVKRLIDEGAVRTLKKPAQMKKSVLTTESPVFYHKENFEELRHQANYEIGIREKSTVNGGKRIAQKGERKMGQHNYKIDESYSDSSKMNSSFDDIDYIADKQSDIAYLMMDNNSVNIAEQPDDSQDNYIEPEEEEELILCSTVQYIFLEDDQSESELTFDDIQETLQNLKHARGKASSKKDNERLSAGNLQSSRSVNSRRDTLREPMTIESLNDELDYYVSSQLKASKDKSEEDRQRLIDALTDSPPSMAIAAQPQLKVKRSRKQQLTSVNRDDSEIIIQPASMLSEEELTGKKRGRRRRGLPSQMRVAVSNAKRMKRKRREIVEVIDLDVDEEESQEKSNVVEITLEDSKDKYSSDKENEIIMIRDSDSDNGDDEEDDEEEDENEHTNGNLTKFNSVMRCEHCSRNFRQRRAFDTHLRVCEKSPENLLRLGEKQQQDKEESQQVKKQYACKICQEKFDVVVALARHVRAAHSQRKKQKLGLASSKIQDKSLRSVQQKEVTSTEEEEEESLKDGEKPTRQLRMLSRVKRKRRQKNNCSWEAKKLSCADCGRWFPSSALLNAHSLQHGTKKSEQLRKCHICKKLIRSRLLYLQHLKMHSDQRSSVGSSRLLRRKLRGRPSGRKIATPRKRGRPRKF; this is encoded by the exons ATGTCGTTCACCAACCAACTAAATGTGTACAGTGAAGTGGTGCCCGAAGAGATGACTGCAAAGACCAATCTCACCAACAAGGAAACGGGACAATGCGCAATAGCTTCGAAGCCAGAACGTGTTTGCGATACGCTG CAGGTTGCGAGCGAAGAGATAGTCGTAGGTGCAAATGGATCGCTGTCAGGTAAAGTCGATTGCCAGAGAGAAACAACCATGCATTTTGAAGAAAGTCTGAGGAGCTGCAACGAAGCTATTGAGTACCAGGGATCTGTTGATTCGGTATCGTTAACGGAGAACTCAATTGCCGACAATTGGGACTGCGAGAACGTTGACGCGTCTACTTTGAAG AATGAGCCCGAGAGCTGCAATGATGAGCAGGATGATGGCGAGGAGACGATCGCCACTTTTGTCACCGCAGCTGGGCAACAGCTAGCTCTCTATGCCGTGGAAGACTCGGATGAGATATTCGCCGTGGCGCTTTACGACGAATCCGGCGAACCTCCGACGAACTTTCAATTTCTCATGAA AGCCGACGTGAAGCGGCTGATTGACGAGGGAGCTGTGCGAACGCTGAAGAAACCAGCGCAAATGAAGAAATCTGTGTTAACCACGGAATCGCCAGTGTTCTATCACAAGGAGAATTTCGAAGAGCTGCGTCATCAGGCAAACTACGAAATTGGCATTCGTGAGAAATCAACCGTCAACGGTGGGAAGCGAATCGCGCAGAAAGGAGAACGCAAGATGGGTCAACACAATTACAAAATCGACGAATCCTACAGCGATTCTTCCAAGATGAATTCCTCGTTCGACGACATCGATTATATCGCTGATAAACAGTCCGATATCGCGTACCTCATGATGGATAACAACTCGGTGAATATTG ctGAGCAGCCGGACGACAGCCAAGATAATTACATCGAGcccgaggaagaagaggagctGATATTGTGTTCGACCGTGCAGTACATCTTCTTGGAAGACGACCAATCGGAGTCGGAGCTGACGTTCGACGATATCCAGGAGACGTTGCAGAACTTGAAGCACGCTCGTGGAAAGGCATCTTCGAAAAAGGATAACGAAAGATTATCCGCGGGCAACTTACAGAGCAGCCGCTCGGTAAATAGCAGACGGGATACTCTGCGCGAGCCAATGACAATAGAATCATTAAACGATGAGCTGGATTATTACGTATCGTCGCAGTTGAAGGCGTCGAAAGATAAGTCGGAGGAGGACCGGCAACGATTGATCGATGCGTTGACCGATTCGCCGCCGTCGATGGCGATTGCTGCACAGCCACAGCTGAAAGTCAAGCGGTCGCGCAAGCAACAGTTGACGTCGGTGAATCGGGACGACAGCGAAATTATCATCCAACCAGCGTCAATGCTGAGCGAGGAGGAGCTGACCGGTAAAAAGCGTGGCAGACGGCGACGCGGACTACCGTCGCAGATGCGTGTCGCTGTGAGCAACGCGAAGCGGATGAAACGGAAACGACGAGAA ATCGTGGAGGTGATCGACTTGGATGTCGACGAGGAGGAGTCGCAAGAGAAGTCCAACGTGGTGGAGATCACCCTGGAGGACAGTAAAGACAAGTACTCCAGCGACAAGGAGAATGAGATCATTATGATAAGGGACTCGGATTCCGATAACGGCGACGATGAGGAGGATGACGAAGAAGAGGATGAAAACGAGCACACGAACGGCAATTTGACAAAGTTCAACAGCGTGATGCGGTGCGAGCATTGCTCCAGGAACTTCAGGCAACGACGAGCTTTTGACACGCACCTTAGAGTATGCGAGAAATCACCGGAGAACCTGCTCAGGCTCGGTGAGAAGCAGCAGCAGGACAAGGAGGAGAGCCAGCAAGTGAAGAAGCAGTATGCCTGCAAGATCTGCCAGGAGAAGTTTGACGTGGTCGTCGCGTTGGCGCGTCACGTTCGCGCGGCACATTCGCAAAGGAAGAAACAGAAACTGGGTCTTGCCTCGTCAAA GATCCAGGACAAATCGCTGAGGTCGGTTCAGCAGAAGGAAGTAACGTCgacagaggaggaggaggaggagtcGCTAAAAGACGGTGAAAAACCGACGAGGCAGCTCCGTATGCTCAGCAGGGTGAAGAGAAAACGCAGGCAGAAGAACAATTGCTCATGGGAGGCGAAGAAGCTCAGCTGCGCAGACTGTGGCCGGTGGTTCCCGAGTTCCGCCCTGCTGAACGCGCACAGCCTGCAACACGGCACTAAGAAATCAG AACAGCTGCGCAAGTGCCACATCTGCAAAAAGCTCATCAGATCCAGACTGCTGTACCTTCAGCACCTGAAGATGCACAGCGACCAACGCAGCTCGGTCGGCTCGTCGAGGTTGCTGCGGCGTAAGCTGCGCGGCCGGCCGAGCGGCCGCAAAATCGCGACGCCGCGGAAACGAGGCCGACCAAGGAAATTCTGA
- the LOC105286564 gene encoding uncharacterized protein LOC105286564 isoform X2, translated as MSFTNQLNVYSEVVPEEMTAKTNLTNKETGQCAIASKPERVCDTLVASEEIVVGANGSLSGKVDCQRETTMHFEESLRSCNEAIEYQGSVDSVSLTENSIADNWDCENVDASTLKNEPESCNDEQDDGEETIATFVTAAGQQLALYAVEDSDEIFAVALYDESGEPPTNFQFLMKADVKRLIDEGAVRTLKKPAQMKKSVLTTESPVFYHKENFEELRHQANYEIGIREKSTVNGGKRIAQKGERKMGQHNYKIDESYSDSSKMNSSFDDIDYIADKQSDIAYLMMDNNSVNIAEQPDDSQDNYIEPEEEEELILCSTVQYIFLEDDQSESELTFDDIQETLQNLKHARGKASSKKDNERLSAGNLQSSRSVNSRRDTLREPMTIESLNDELDYYVSSQLKASKDKSEEDRQRLIDALTDSPPSMAIAAQPQLKVKRSRKQQLTSVNRDDSEIIIQPASMLSEEELTGKKRGRRRRGLPSQMRVAVSNAKRMKRKRREIVEVIDLDVDEEESQEKSNVVEITLEDSKDKYSSDKENEIIMIRDSDSDNGDDEEDDEEEDENEHTNGNLTKFNSVMRCEHCSRNFRQRRAFDTHLRVCEKSPENLLRLGEKQQQDKEESQQVKKQYACKICQEKFDVVVALARHVRAAHSQRKKQKLGLASSKIQDKSLRSVQQKEVTSTEEEEEESLKDGEKPTRQLRMLSRVKRKRRQKNNCSWEAKKLSCADCGRWFPSSALLNAHSLQHGTKKSEQLRKCHICKKLIRSRLLYLQHLKMHSDQRSSVGSSRLLRRKLRGRPSGRKIATPRKRGRPRKF; from the exons ATGTCGTTCACCAACCAACTAAATGTGTACAGTGAAGTGGTGCCCGAAGAGATGACTGCAAAGACCAATCTCACCAACAAGGAAACGGGACAATGCGCAATAGCTTCGAAGCCAGAACGTGTTTGCGATACGCTG GTTGCGAGCGAAGAGATAGTCGTAGGTGCAAATGGATCGCTGTCAGGTAAAGTCGATTGCCAGAGAGAAACAACCATGCATTTTGAAGAAAGTCTGAGGAGCTGCAACGAAGCTATTGAGTACCAGGGATCTGTTGATTCGGTATCGTTAACGGAGAACTCAATTGCCGACAATTGGGACTGCGAGAACGTTGACGCGTCTACTTTGAAG AATGAGCCCGAGAGCTGCAATGATGAGCAGGATGATGGCGAGGAGACGATCGCCACTTTTGTCACCGCAGCTGGGCAACAGCTAGCTCTCTATGCCGTGGAAGACTCGGATGAGATATTCGCCGTGGCGCTTTACGACGAATCCGGCGAACCTCCGACGAACTTTCAATTTCTCATGAA AGCCGACGTGAAGCGGCTGATTGACGAGGGAGCTGTGCGAACGCTGAAGAAACCAGCGCAAATGAAGAAATCTGTGTTAACCACGGAATCGCCAGTGTTCTATCACAAGGAGAATTTCGAAGAGCTGCGTCATCAGGCAAACTACGAAATTGGCATTCGTGAGAAATCAACCGTCAACGGTGGGAAGCGAATCGCGCAGAAAGGAGAACGCAAGATGGGTCAACACAATTACAAAATCGACGAATCCTACAGCGATTCTTCCAAGATGAATTCCTCGTTCGACGACATCGATTATATCGCTGATAAACAGTCCGATATCGCGTACCTCATGATGGATAACAACTCGGTGAATATTG ctGAGCAGCCGGACGACAGCCAAGATAATTACATCGAGcccgaggaagaagaggagctGATATTGTGTTCGACCGTGCAGTACATCTTCTTGGAAGACGACCAATCGGAGTCGGAGCTGACGTTCGACGATATCCAGGAGACGTTGCAGAACTTGAAGCACGCTCGTGGAAAGGCATCTTCGAAAAAGGATAACGAAAGATTATCCGCGGGCAACTTACAGAGCAGCCGCTCGGTAAATAGCAGACGGGATACTCTGCGCGAGCCAATGACAATAGAATCATTAAACGATGAGCTGGATTATTACGTATCGTCGCAGTTGAAGGCGTCGAAAGATAAGTCGGAGGAGGACCGGCAACGATTGATCGATGCGTTGACCGATTCGCCGCCGTCGATGGCGATTGCTGCACAGCCACAGCTGAAAGTCAAGCGGTCGCGCAAGCAACAGTTGACGTCGGTGAATCGGGACGACAGCGAAATTATCATCCAACCAGCGTCAATGCTGAGCGAGGAGGAGCTGACCGGTAAAAAGCGTGGCAGACGGCGACGCGGACTACCGTCGCAGATGCGTGTCGCTGTGAGCAACGCGAAGCGGATGAAACGGAAACGACGAGAA ATCGTGGAGGTGATCGACTTGGATGTCGACGAGGAGGAGTCGCAAGAGAAGTCCAACGTGGTGGAGATCACCCTGGAGGACAGTAAAGACAAGTACTCCAGCGACAAGGAGAATGAGATCATTATGATAAGGGACTCGGATTCCGATAACGGCGACGATGAGGAGGATGACGAAGAAGAGGATGAAAACGAGCACACGAACGGCAATTTGACAAAGTTCAACAGCGTGATGCGGTGCGAGCATTGCTCCAGGAACTTCAGGCAACGACGAGCTTTTGACACGCACCTTAGAGTATGCGAGAAATCACCGGAGAACCTGCTCAGGCTCGGTGAGAAGCAGCAGCAGGACAAGGAGGAGAGCCAGCAAGTGAAGAAGCAGTATGCCTGCAAGATCTGCCAGGAGAAGTTTGACGTGGTCGTCGCGTTGGCGCGTCACGTTCGCGCGGCACATTCGCAAAGGAAGAAACAGAAACTGGGTCTTGCCTCGTCAAA GATCCAGGACAAATCGCTGAGGTCGGTTCAGCAGAAGGAAGTAACGTCgacagaggaggaggaggaggagtcGCTAAAAGACGGTGAAAAACCGACGAGGCAGCTCCGTATGCTCAGCAGGGTGAAGAGAAAACGCAGGCAGAAGAACAATTGCTCATGGGAGGCGAAGAAGCTCAGCTGCGCAGACTGTGGCCGGTGGTTCCCGAGTTCCGCCCTGCTGAACGCGCACAGCCTGCAACACGGCACTAAGAAATCAG AACAGCTGCGCAAGTGCCACATCTGCAAAAAGCTCATCAGATCCAGACTGCTGTACCTTCAGCACCTGAAGATGCACAGCGACCAACGCAGCTCGGTCGGCTCGTCGAGGTTGCTGCGGCGTAAGCTGCGCGGCCGGCCGAGCGGCCGCAAAATCGCGACGCCGCGGAAACGAGGCCGACCAAGGAAATTCTGA
- the LOC105286563 gene encoding chromobox protein homolog 1 has product MNNKKKIVEDNCKMHGFRRGLDAEKIIGAADDNGVLMYLMQWKGTDVVDLVSSTEANINCPQVVIQFYKDRMTWDVAKSSDK; this is encoded by the exons atgaataataaaaagaagatagtggaagataattgcaaaatgcatGGATTTAGAAGGGGACTCGACGCAGAAAAGATTATTGGCGCGGCGGATGATAATGGAGTACTGATGTACTTGATGCAATG GAAAGGAACGGACGTGGTCGACTTGGTATCCTCCACGGAGGCCAATATAAATTGCCCTCAAGTCGTCATCCAATTTTATAAAGATCGAATGACCTGGGACGTAGCTAAGTCCAGTGACAAATAA